Proteins from a genomic interval of Brucella melitensis bv. 1 str. 16M:
- a CDS encoding flagellar hook-associated family protein: MKAQSISTYGATSALRALVAKNKAEMVKAQQEATTGTVFDVGLSLGSRTGQTVSLRKEYDRLSVLTDMNKLVQQRMTATQTAAGKIIENTQNFLGDLAGANNSGETAKTVAKSARSMLDSVTGLLNTSFNGEYIFAGVNTDVKPISDYADGSTAQNAVRQAFQDHFGFAMDDPQVANISGDEMKAFLEGDFAEQFNDANWAANWSDASDTRIKSRISPTETADTSISANADGFRKTVMSAVMVTEFADIGLNASAFDALTTQALQITTQAVTETTSEQTTLGLAQSRTEAATTRIAAQQKILNQSVLNLEEVDPYDAATRVNALKTQIETSYSLTVQLQNMSLLNYLR, from the coding sequence ATGAAAGCGCAATCGATTTCCACCTATGGCGCAACATCAGCCCTGCGGGCCCTTGTCGCCAAGAACAAGGCTGAAATGGTGAAGGCACAGCAGGAAGCAACGACCGGCACTGTGTTCGATGTCGGGCTGTCGCTGGGTTCTCGGACGGGGCAGACGGTTTCGCTGCGCAAGGAATATGACCGGCTGAGCGTTTTGACCGACATGAACAAGCTGGTCCAGCAGCGCATGACCGCAACGCAGACCGCAGCCGGCAAGATCATCGAGAATACGCAGAACTTCCTTGGTGATCTGGCAGGGGCCAATAATTCCGGTGAAACGGCGAAGACCGTCGCTAAATCGGCGCGCTCGATGCTGGATTCCGTTACCGGTCTTCTCAACACCAGCTTCAATGGCGAATATATTTTCGCCGGTGTGAATACCGATGTGAAGCCCATCTCCGATTATGCGGATGGCAGCACCGCGCAAAATGCCGTGCGCCAGGCCTTTCAGGATCATTTCGGTTTCGCCATGGATGATCCGCAGGTGGCGAATATCAGCGGCGACGAGATGAAAGCCTTTCTGGAAGGTGATTTCGCAGAACAGTTCAACGATGCCAATTGGGCGGCCAACTGGTCGGATGCTTCCGACACGCGCATCAAGAGCCGGATTTCGCCCACTGAAACAGCGGATACCTCCATTTCCGCCAATGCGGATGGCTTTCGCAAGACGGTCATGTCGGCGGTTATGGTGACGGAATTCGCAGATATCGGCCTCAACGCTTCGGCTTTCGATGCCCTGACAACACAGGCCTTGCAGATCACGACACAGGCGGTCACCGAAACGACATCGGAGCAGACGACGCTCGGCCTTGCCCAGTCTCGCACCGAGGCCGCGACGACGCGCATTGCCGCGCAGCAGAAGATCCTGAACCAGTCCGTGCTCAATCTTGAAGAGGTCGATCCCTATGACGCCGCAACGCGTGTGAACGCGCTCAAGACGCAGATCGAGACATCTTATTCGCTGACGGTTCAACTACAGAATATGAGC
- the flgK gene encoding flagellar hook-associated protein FlgK, whose translation MSLSSALLTAKSSLAATSKQTSVVSRNISGAKDADYSRRTASLVSGPYGSLYVGISRSADEAMFNRYIQSNSAASASSTLADGLDRLSALYSADNYSGSPSGLIGDLRDALQTYVASPSNSALGDSVVSVAQSLANALNDCTRQVQSLRNDADREIADSVANINDLLAKFEKANQNVVGGTRMGRDVSDYLDQRDALLKQLSGEIGITTMMRGDNDMVIFAENGVTLFETTARKVTFEQSAVLTPGVAGKAVTVDGVPLSHDTFDQPFGTGRLSGLLQLRDQIAPQYQMQLDEIARGLVTVFAESDQTGSSPDQTGLFSWSGSPAIPGAGLSAGIAGTIEVSVPFIASEGGSALLLRDGGANGANYKYNVQGAAGFSDRLRALNEAFSEPMVFDAAAGISSSSSLIGYSASSLGWLEGKRQKANSEFTYNGTVASQADFALSNATGVDIDTEMALLLDLEHSYQASSRVLTTVSAMLDDLLNAV comes from the coding sequence ATGTCACTTAGTTCTGCTCTTCTGACGGCCAAAAGTTCACTTGCGGCAACGTCCAAGCAGACGTCCGTGGTTTCCCGCAATATTTCAGGGGCGAAAGATGCGGATTATTCCCGGCGCACGGCCTCCCTTGTATCGGGCCCCTATGGCTCCCTTTATGTGGGGATCAGCCGGTCGGCGGATGAAGCGATGTTCAATCGCTATATCCAGTCGAACAGCGCCGCTTCCGCATCGTCCACTCTCGCAGACGGTCTGGACCGCCTTTCCGCGCTTTATTCGGCGGATAATTATTCCGGCTCCCCTTCCGGCCTTATCGGCGATCTGCGCGACGCACTCCAGACCTATGTCGCTTCGCCTTCCAACAGCGCGCTTGGCGATAGCGTGGTCTCGGTTGCGCAGTCGCTTGCCAATGCGTTGAATGACTGTACGCGGCAGGTGCAGTCGCTGCGCAACGATGCCGACCGGGAAATTGCGGATTCCGTCGCCAATATCAACGATCTTCTGGCAAAATTCGAGAAGGCCAATCAGAACGTGGTTGGTGGCACCCGCATGGGGCGGGACGTGTCGGATTATCTCGATCAGCGCGATGCATTGCTGAAACAGCTTTCAGGCGAGATCGGCATCACAACCATGATGCGCGGTGACAACGACATGGTTATTTTCGCCGAAAACGGCGTCACCCTGTTTGAGACGACGGCACGCAAGGTCACTTTCGAGCAATCCGCCGTTCTGACGCCGGGCGTGGCGGGCAAGGCGGTGACGGTCGATGGCGTGCCGCTCAGCCATGATACGTTCGACCAGCCTTTTGGTACGGGCCGCTTGAGCGGGCTTTTGCAATTGCGCGACCAGATCGCACCGCAATACCAGATGCAGCTTGATGAAATCGCACGCGGGCTGGTGACGGTGTTTGCCGAAAGCGACCAGACGGGTTCTAGCCCGGACCAGACCGGGCTTTTCAGCTGGAGCGGCTCGCCCGCCATACCGGGTGCAGGCCTTTCTGCCGGTATCGCCGGAACGATCGAGGTGTCCGTGCCGTTCATTGCTTCTGAAGGCGGCAGCGCGCTTCTTCTGCGCGACGGCGGGGCCAATGGCGCGAATTATAAGTATAATGTGCAAGGCGCTGCCGGGTTTAGTGATCGCCTGCGCGCGCTGAACGAAGCCTTTTCCGAACCCATGGTTTTTGATGCAGCGGCGGGGATTTCCTCCAGTTCAAGCCTGATCGGCTACAGCGCCTCGTCTCTGGGCTGGCTTGAAGGCAAGCGCCAGAAAGCCAATAGCGAATTTACCTATAATGGGACGGTCGCCAGCCAGGCCGATTTTGCTCTTTCCAACGCCACTGGCGTCGATATCGACACTGAAATGGCGCTGCTTCTCGATCTTGAACATTCCTATCAGGCATCAAGCCGGGTGCTGACGACGGTTAGCGCAATGCTTGATGATCTTCTTAACGCGGTGTGA